The Strix aluco isolate bStrAlu1 chromosome 19, bStrAlu1.hap1, whole genome shotgun sequence genome contains a region encoding:
- the PEX12 gene encoding peroxisome assembly protein 12 — protein sequence MAELGAHLTAASAGDDRPSIFEAVAQDSLMAALKPALQHLVKVLAESNPGRYGFLWHWFDEIYVLLDLLLQQHYLSRCSASFSENFYSLKRIPIGDCRQQPLATAGLPKRQHWKSLLLLVLVPYLKGKLEKLVSSLREEDEYSIHPPSSSWKRFYRAFLAAYPFVNMTWEGWFLVQQLCYILGKAQHHSPMLRLAGVRLVRLTAEDIQALEKKLAGATSSETPSIKTQVQSAVRKALGGIAFSLSSGLSVSVFFLQFLDWWYSSENQEAIKSLTALPTPPPPVHLDHGASSALLPKLKTVCPLCRKIRVNATALSTSGFVFCYRCAYSYVKAHQRCPITGYATELQHLVKLYSPES from the exons ATGGCGGAGCTCGGCGCCCACCTCACGGCCGCCTCGGCCGGCGACGACCGACCCTCCATCTTCGAGGCGGTGGCCCAGGACAGCCTGATGGCCGCCCTGAAACCCGCGCTGCAGCACCTGGTCAAG GTGCTTGCTGAGTCTAATCCTGGCCGATATGGCTTCCTCTGGCACTGGTTTGATGAGATCTACGTCCTCCTGGatttgctgctccagcagcactaTCTGTCCAGATGCAGTGCTTCCTTTTCTGAAAACTTCTATAGCTTAAAGAGGATACCGATAGGAGACTGCAGACAGCAACCTCTGGCCACTGCTGGCCTGCCAAAGAGGCAGCACTGGAAGTCTCTCCTCTTGCTGGTTCTTGTCCCTTACCTGAAAGGAAAGCTAGAGAAACTGGTGTCCAGcctgagagaggaggatgagtaCTCTATCCACCCTCCATCATCATCCTGGAAGCGCTTTTACAGAGCCTTTCTAGCTGCCTACCCCTTTGTAAACATGACCTGGGAGGGCTGGTTTCTCGTCCAGCAACTGTGCTATATCCTCGGGAAAGCTCAGCATCATTCACCCATGCTGCGGCTGGCTGGCGTTCGCCTGGTCAGACTGACTGCAGAGGATATCCAGGCCCTGGAGAAGAAATTGGCTGGAGCCACCTCAAGTGAAACACCCAG CATTAAAACACAAGTGCAGTCAGCAGTGAGGAAAGCATTGGGTGGCATTGCCTTCTCCCTGTCCTCCGGGCTGTCTGTCAGCGTGTTCTTCCTCCAGTTCCTGGATTGGTGGTACTCCTCAGAGAACCAAGAGGCGATCAAATCTCTGACAGCGCTCCCAACTCCTCCACCCCCCGTGCACCTCGACCACGGGGCCAGCTCAGCTCTCTTACCTAAACTGAAGACCGTGTGCCCTCTGTGCCGCAAAATCCGCGTCAACGCCACGGCCCTGTCCACGTCCGGCTTTGTGTTTTGCTACCGCTGTGCCTACAGTTATGTGAAGGCTCACCAGCGCTGCCCGATCACAGGCTACgccacagagctgcagcacctTGTCAAACTGTACTCTCCCGAGAGCTGA
- the LOC141932138 gene encoding schlafen family member 13-like: MALEDDQQQQKIWVNLATKYPEVVLCVGKICFGEKARKKMPKNSKQDQKYTLACAVCALLNSGGGVIKVEIENENYNLERDKIGLDLEETFRSLLLFPDWRKYLDFEQRDNYLLIFIKTWSSENSSLTSESGKPRICSLSTGLHAKCGASLSHMNSTEAVLFLKGKQDEARRELSPGPPGKIRKMMAINGDTGIINNTVAELFNRDQLRQGETLTFTESGYVEFKHYSTEKIFTRVKEMLPQYIAGFANTDGGYLWIGVNDDGRVEGFSSDDEDLDKLSLLINSIQNKLTPFHFCGNRNIHNISYEHKILKVYSEAGDHCGYVCAIKIQPFTCVVFSEDPDSWLVEGSTIRRLRADEWAAWMTAADPDLSKFSETFRLELSLTEGSPLTKPVYSHKGLDNVDYLCKQLFPVEPHCIIRTPKKLYEDLLQEHPELAVLMKNQLKQLSEAVLIFSRSWAVEVGLSENQDIICDVLLIAKDRPPILYTICKHHISKNLFEYSRCIAWRLKEKVVNTGGYIHKLCVIPKLLTLSPQTNCGEEWDLNIQEMYPQNYSLINSDNLKGLLRALTVALLTFKSFLSDHVGSEFLNLLTIKQYQLLSENLHKTKKLYVYGLPGTGKTIVALKIIEKIRTMLQCTQEEVLYICENQPLRDFVRQKSICHATTRVAFLKASFNGVKHIIVDEAQNFRDEEGDWYKKALTLTSSEHLPEPGFFWIFLDYLQTSHTFQTGLPGATQHDPVESLTRVVRNANSIYSYLKNTMEMIVKYSTLNIPSQRLERLLHRATCAHTVQGCVQVRKLGRNEIAKYVVEHCCAYLKRGYSEKDIAILCYTDEKVREYFEILAPEIRKSKSNISLRKMEGKLEEHAILDSVRRFSGLERSIVFGIIPRHFPFQTEILRNILVCVASRANLNLHLIFEN; the protein is encoded by the exons ATGGCTcttgaagatgatcaacaacagCAGAAGATCTGGGTTAATTTAGCAACAAAGTATCCCGAAGTAGTTTTGTGTgttggaaaaatatgttttggtgaaaaagcaagaaaaaagatgccaaaaaattcaaaacaagatCAAAAATACACCCTTGCCTGTGCAGTGTGCGCCTTGCTGAACTCTGGAGGAGGTGTCATAAAAGTAGAGATTGAAAATGAAAACTACAACCTAGAGAGAGATAAGATTGGACTAGATCTAGAAGAGACTTTTCGGtctcttcttttgtttccagACTGGAGAAAATACCTGGACTTTGAACAGCGAGATAATtaccttttgatttttattaaaacctGGAGCAGTGAAAATTCATCCTTAACCTCTGAAAGTGGAAAGCCACGTATCTGTAGCCTGAGTACTGGGCTGCACGCAAAATGTGGTGCATCTCTTTCCCACATGAACTCTACGGAAGCTGTTTTGTTCCTTAAAGGAAAGCAAGATGAAGCCAGGAGAGAGCTTAGCCCAGGACCACCTGGTAAAATCAGGAAGATGATGGCTATTAACGGAGACACGGGTATTATAAATAACACTGTTGCTGAGTTGTTTAATAGGGACCAACTGCGACAGGGAGAGACATTGACTTTCACAGAGTCAGGATATGTGGAATTTAAGCACTATTCAACTGAAAAAATTTTTACTCGTGTCAAAGAGATGTTACCTCAATATATTGCTGGATTCGCAAACACTGACGGCGGGTATTTATGGATCGGTGTGAATGATGACGGCAGAGTGGAGGGATTCAGCAGTGACGATGAGGACCTTGACAAATTAAGTCTCCTAATCAATTCCATTCAAAACAAATTAACCCCCTTCCATTTCTGCGGGAATAGAAATATACACAACATAAGTTATGAACACAAAATCTTGAAAGTATACAGCGAGGCTGGAGATCACTGTGGTTATGTCTGCGCTATAAAGATTCAGCCATTTACTTGCGTCGTGTTTTCTGAAGACCCGGACTCGTGGCTAGTGGAAGGCAGCACCATCAGGAGACTGAGAGCGGACGAGTGGGCTGCGTGGATGACCGCTGCTGATCCAG atctttcAAAGTTTTCTGAGACCTTTAGGCTAGAGCTGAGTCTGACAGAGGGGTCACCTCTTACCAAGCCAGTTTATTCACACAAGGGCCTTGACAATGTTGATTATCTTTGTAAGCAACTGTTTCCAG TGGAACCTCACTGCATAATACGTACTCCAAAAAAACTCTATGAAGATCTCCTCCAAGAGCATCCAGAGTTggctgttttaatgaaaaatcaattGAAGCAGCTTTCTGAGGCAGTTCTCATATTTTCTAGAAGCTGGGCTGTTGAGGTCGGCTTGTCAGAAAACCAAGACATAATATGTGATGTTCTCCTAATAGCCAAGGATAGGCCACCTATCCTCTATACAATCTGTAAGCATCATATCTCAAAGAATTTGTTTGAATACTCAAGATGCATAGCCTGGAGGCTGAAGGAGAAAGTAGTCAACACGGGGGGCTATATTCACAAATTGTGTGTAATACCAAAGCTACTGACTTTGTCTCCCCAAACTAATTGTGGAGAAGAATGGGATCTGAATATTCAGGAAATGTATCCCCAAAACTACAGCCTAATCAACAGTGACAACTTGAAGGGCCTCTTGCGTGCTCTCACAGTAGCTCTGCTGACTTTCAAGTCCTTTTTAAGTGACCATGTTGGTTCTGAGTTTTTGAACCTCTTAACCATCAAACAATACCAGCTGCTGTCAGAAAATCTTCACAAAACTAAGAAGCTGTATGTTTATGGTCTACCAGGAACAGGAAAAACTATAGTGGCCCTGAAGATCATAGAGAAAATAAGAACTATGCTGCAGTGCACACAAGAGGAAGTTCTTTACATATGCGAGAACCAGCCTCTGAGAGATTTTGTGCG GCAGAAAAGCATTTGCCATGCAACAACAAGAGTAGCTTTTTTGAAGGCAAGTTTTAATGGTGTGAAGCACATCATAGTTGATGAAGCACAGAATTTCCGGGATGAGGAAGGTGATTGGTATAAAAAAGCCTTGACTCTAACTTCATCAGAACATCTGCCCGAGCCTGgctttttctggattttcttggACTACTTACAGACAAGTCACACCTTCCAAACCGGTCTTCCAGGAGCAACACAGCACGATCCTGTCGAGTCACTAACCAGAGTGGTTCGTAATGCTAACAGTATCTATAGCTATCTAAAAAATACTATGGAAATGATTGTAAAGTACTCTACCCTAAATATTCCTAGCCAACGTTTGGAAAGATTATTACACAGAGCCACATGTGCTCACACTGTGCAAGGCTGTGTTCAAGTACGCAAACTAGGCAGAAATGAAATAGCAAAGTATGTGGTAGAACATTGCTGTGCATATCTTAAAAGGGGTTACTCAGAGAAAGATATTGCTATTCTGTGCTACACAGATGAAAAAGTAAGAGAATACTTTGAAATACTAGCACCAGAAATTAGGAAGTCAAAGTCAAATATATCATTAAGAAAAATGGAGGGAAAGCTAGAGGAGCATGCTATTCTTGACAGTGTCCGTCGTTTCTCTGGCTTAGAAAGAAGCATTGTGTTTGGTATTATTCCTCGTCACTTTCCCTTTCAGAcggaaattttaagaaatatattgGTCTGTGTAGCATCCAGAGCTAATTTAAATCTACACTTGATATTTGAGAACTGA